The genomic stretch CCATGCGGGGCACGCAGTCAACGATTTCCGCAAGCTCGCCGGGATCGAGTCCTACTCCCCCAGCGACAATATCAGCGAGCTGACGGCGCGGACCAACGACGAGGGGTGGGACACCACCTATGCGGCGTGGCTCAAGTGCAGCCATCTCTCCAGCAAGGACATGCTCTTCGTCTTCTCGGTGGGCGGGGGCGACCTGGCCCGAAACATCAGCCCGAACATCGTGCGGGCGGTCCAGCTCGCCAAGGAAGTCGGCGCCGATGTGATCGGCGTGCTCGGCCGCGACGGCGGCTACACCGCCTCGGTGGCCAGCGCCTGCGTGATCGTGCCGACTGTCAACGCGTCGATGGTGACGCCTCACACGGAGTCCTTCCAGGCCCTGGTCTGGCATCTGCTGGTCTCGGATCCGCGGCTGCAAATGATGTCCAACAAGTGGGAATCGAGCAAGAAATAAGGAGCGATCCATGACGCTGGTCCAGAAACCGAAGTCCGCGCCAAGTGTGTCTTCCCCCTCGATCGCCAACCTCAAGGTCAAGCTCTTCGCGGATGGCGCCGACAAGGCGGGCATGCTCGAGATGGCCGCCAAGCCGCACATCCAGGGGCTGACCACCAATCCGACCCTGATGCGCAAGGCTGGCATCACCGACTACAAGGCCTTCGCCCTGGACATCCTGAAGGACATTCCCAGCAAGCCCATTTCGTTCGAGGTTTTCTCGGATGACTTCGCGGAGATGGAGCGGCAGGCGATCCAGATCGCCGGCTGGGGGCGCAACGTCTATGTGAAGATTCCGGTGACCAACACCAAGCGGCAGTCCGCCTGCGACCTGGTCCGCAACCTCTCCAAGCGCGGCATCAAGCTCAATGTCACCGCCCTGATGACGCTCAAGCAGGTGCGCGAGATCGCGGCCTGTCTGGATCCCCAGGTGCCCAGCTGCGTTTCGATCTTCGCCGGGCGCATCGCGGACACCGGCGTCGATCCGGTGCCGATGATGCACGAGGCGGTGCGGATGCTCGAGCCGTTGCCAAAGGCCGAACTGATCTGGGCCAGCCCGCGCGAACTGCTCAATGTCTTCCACGCCGACTCGGTCGGCTGCCACATCATCACCGTGACCAACGACGTGCTCAAAAAGCTCGAGCTGGTGGGCAAGAATCTCGACGAGTACTCCCTGGAGACCGTCAAGATGTTCCACAACGACGCGCTCGCGGCCGGATTCAGCATCTGAGCCGCCGGGGAAAGAGCGATTTCGTTCACCGAAACTCAATACCGCGATCTGTGCGAGGCCTGCGACCGGGCGCTTCGGGCCGGCGGTGATTCGCCGGAGCGGGCTTCCATTCCCTGGCTCCACGTCATCCGGGAGCATCCGGTTTTTCTGGAGAACTACGCGGAACTTTTCGAGGCGCCGTCGATGTTGCGCGGCGCGAAGCGGAGTTTGATCGGTGGGATGCGCGCGCTTGCCCTTCGATTGCGCCAGGCGGCGCGATCGCTTCGGCAGAGCGGCCCTCCCTGGCACTGCGATCAGGTGCTTCCGGCGAAGATTGATGTCCTCTTCGTGTCGCACCTGCTCAGCGCTGCCCAGGCGTCCCAGCCCCACG from Planctomycetota bacterium encodes the following:
- a CDS encoding SIS domain-containing protein, whose translation is MSTTTTKLFADQYLDESKDILDQIDRAAIEKMTLLLVKLRERKGRLFLVGVGGGAGHAGHAVNDFRKLAGIESYSPSDNISELTARTNDEGWDTTYAAWLKCSHLSSKDMLFVFSVGGGDLARNISPNIVRAVQLAKEVGADVIGVLGRDGGYTASVASACVIVPTVNASMVTPHTESFQALVWHLLVSDPRLQMMSNKWESSKK
- a CDS encoding transaldolase, which translates into the protein MTLVQKPKSAPSVSSPSIANLKVKLFADGADKAGMLEMAAKPHIQGLTTNPTLMRKAGITDYKAFALDILKDIPSKPISFEVFSDDFAEMERQAIQIAGWGRNVYVKIPVTNTKRQSACDLVRNLSKRGIKLNVTALMTLKQVREIAACLDPQVPSCVSIFAGRIADTGVDPVPMMHEAVRMLEPLPKAELIWASPRELLNVFHADSVGCHIITVTNDVLKKLELVGKNLDEYSLETVKMFHNDALAAGFSI